The Trichocoleus desertorum ATA4-8-CV12 DNA segment AGTTCAACAAACCTTGCTTGGCGCTAGAACTAGCCAAGACTAGGAGTACGGCGTCGGAACCACAGCCAACTAGGACTCCGTAGCCTTTTTCTCCTTCTACAAAAATCCGCTCAATCGTGCCCCGCGCTAACTCCTGGCCAATTCGCTCACCGAGAGAGAGCATGGCTGCCGACATAGCAGAAGTTCTTTCTTCATCAAAACCTGCGGGCAGGGCAGAAGCTAAAGCTAGACCATCAGGGCTAACCAAAGCCGCACCTTGAATATCGGGGGTGCCGCTGACGAAATTCTGGAGAACATCTTGTAAGGCTGAAACAACGATCATGGCTTGTTTCCTGGATAGGGGTGTTGTGAATATCTAGTGGAGTGGAGGAGAAATCAAAAGTTGTCAGCTTAGAAACTAGGCAATAAATCTAGTCAAGTTTCTATTCAATCCACCTTCTTTACTGAGAGTAGCTACTGAATGGAGGTGTGTATTCAGTTCTTAAAGTCGCCTCTCAATTAAACTCTTTATGCTTGCTTCTTGGCTTAGTATTCACAAAAATCGAGCTTTATAACAAGCAAAACAAGAATAAATTTTAGTTAAATTCTTGTGTTCTCTTCTTTGCTTAGTATTCACAGAAAAGCAGATTTTATAACAGGCAAAAACCAAAGAAAATTAGCAGAGAATAAATTTAGTTCTTGTCATTATCAAAAATATCGCCAGAACCAACTCTCCACTCTATTTCTTCACTTCCCTGCGGTAGCTCCCATTAGCTGTTCAATTAAGGCAATTAGAGTTTCGAACACAGACTCTTCTTGAGTCGCATTGACAGTGACAATGGGGGGTCGAGAAGCTGGGTCTAGTAGCCCCAAAGCCAAGGCAACATTTTCTGGGTCCCATGCCCCAGGACAATCCATGTGAGTCAGCCCAATAATCATGGGAATTTTTACTCGCTGATTCATAAATGCCAAAATTCGCCGACCATAGCGAAAGTCTTGAGGTCGATTGGCATCTAGTAACAGAATGTAGGCATGGGCTTTTTCAATGAGCATGTCCCACATAAAGTCAAACCGAGATTGTCCAGGTGTGCCATACAAATGCATGGCTTGACCAGGGGCAAAAGTCAAACGGCCAAAGTCAAAGGCAACTGTGGTATTACGCTTTTGCTCCGCTACTTCGTCCGTAGCACGACGGTCTGTATCGACTACATCAATTTCGCTAATGGTCCGGATGAAGGTGGTTTTTCCAGCTCCAACTGTGCCTGTAATCACAATTCGTAAAATTTCCATTAGCTCTTGCTCCGTAAAAAGCCAACCAAATTTTGCAGAAAGGAGTTGCTAACTTTAGATTTCTCAGCAGTTCCTGCTTTTTTAGACTCCTCTGGAAACTCCTCGATCGGCTCCAGAACTATGGGAGGTTCTTTGACATGAGAACTGGATGTGATCAGAGGAAGCTCCTCTACTAAGCCTGCTAGCATGAGCCGAAAAGCAGCTTGCTGAATTTTGGCAATAGGTTGATTGAGCTGTTTGGCGATCGCACTGAGAGAAACTGAACCGTTGGCAAAGTCCCAAAGCTGAGACTCTAAGGAGCTAAGGCGGAATTGTGGCTTTCCTGGTATTGTGCTTTGCATAGCTGAATTACCATCGGGCAGCGCTTCAGCGAGTGAAGCCCAGTCCTTAAGGGCTCTTAAACCTGCTAGGGCAACTTCCATCGCTGGTAGGCTTAAGCCTGTCATTTCGGTACTGGGTAAAGAGGCTTTGCCATCTAGGTCAAACCGTCCTGTTTGAATCCCAAATAAGCTCCAAATTTGCTGCATCTGAGCCGAAAAAAGCAAATTTAATTGCTCAGCTTGTAGCGCTCCTTGGGTTTTTAGGGTCATTCCCAAAGGGGTGTCTCCTCCAGCAAGATTACCCAATCTTTCAATTACTCGCTGGCTCAACCACCCTCTGGTTGTGATTTGAGAAATTAGGCCTTGACCATCTAGACGATCAGCCGCAGCAATAACTCGTCCCTGGCGAAACCAAATGTAGCGACAAGTGGGCACTTGGGAGGTTGGAGCATCGCTTGTAATGAGAAGCGTCAGCCGACCTGACTTGCGTCCTTGGTCAATCATTCGGAACAGCTCTGCTAAGGAAAAGTCTGCAAGAGAACTAGCTAAAGTCATATTTGCGAGCCCTGATTCTAGGATTAATAGAGGTTGTAGGAACCCTATGATTGATGTTTGATAGGTAGATGAATTATGAATTCCTAAAGTTTAGTTGTATTTTTTACCTAGGGACTTTTGCACGCAGAAGTTCATAAATATAAAAACCATATTTACAGGCCGTCAACTATTTTGAAGAACAAGGCTCTGTCTAAAACCAACCAATAGCTTTAAGGATAGTTACAAAGATACTTATAAGGTAAAAACTAGAGGCTTTACATGCGATATATGGCGTAAAGTTCTCCGCCATATCGTGAATTTAGCCAGCTTTAAATAAATCTCACTACGACCCAGGTTCTTATTTAATCGTTCTCCAAGTGAATAGATCAATATCACTCACTCAAGTTGCCCAGATCAATTAAATAACTTTCAGTTTCGTCATTTTTCACCCAGTTTGTATCCCTTTCCAGCAGAATGGCTGAGTTTTAATTACTGAATACGGATAGCTAAGATGGGTTTTACAGCTTGGCTCAGTCAAAAAGGTTACATTACCATTAAGTCTTGAACAAAGCCTAAGAATCTCTTAGGGCAAGTTAGCACAACTAAAAATTGAGCCATCTTACGTAGATAGGTCGTAACATTTTTAGCAACACCAAAACCACGAGCTAAGCTTTTTTTGGAGCTTGCGATCGCGCTGCCTTAGCACGAGTTGAGGTGGAGCGAGCCTTAGATTTAGGGCGCACTTCCGTTGGTGTAGCAGTCTCAACAGGCAAAATTGCAGTGCTGGCAGGAGTCTGGCGCAGGTCGGCTGCTTGGGCTAGGAGAGAATCGGCAAAGGCGATCGCCTCTTGAGCTGAACGTCCCCCCGCAAGTTGAGCTAGTTCTTCCCGGCGCTGATTGGGGTCTAGGGTTGTGACACGCACCACCGTCCGAACCGCTTCTAGATTTGCTTCAGAGGTGATCAGTTCAACTGTTGCAGTTTCTGTGTTTGTATCGGTATCTGCGGCTGGCTTGCCCTTAGATTGACTGCGTTTGCCATTTTTAGCTCCTACGGCATTGGCTCCTACAGCAACAGGCTCCGCGATCGCTTGCTTATCGACGTGGAAGTGATAGTCTGCCATCGCCGCCACAATGGGTTGGTGAGTCACACAAAGAACTTGATGCTGCTGACTCAGTTGATATAGTTTCTCTGCGATCGCCTGTGTCACCCGACCGGAAACCCCAACATCAATTTCGTCAAAGACCAGCGTGCCAATCAGATCAACTTGCGAGAAACAAGCCTTGATCGCTAGGAGAAAGCGGCTCATCTCTCCACCAGAAGCCGTTTCATTTAATGGCTGCAAGGGTTCCCCAGGGTTGGGGCTAAATAGAAAGGTAATTTGATCGGCTCCGTTGGTAGTAGGGGCGATCGGCGCAATTTGCACTTGAAACTGCACCTTCTCCATCGCTAGCGGCTTCAATTCGCGGATGAGGCGGTCTTCTAGCTCACGAGCGGCGGTCTGGCGTAACTCAGTCAGCCGAGCGCAAACTGCCACCAAAGTAGTTCGGCGCTCTTGGTAAGTTTGCTCTAGCTCTTCTAGAGACAGCCCACCTCCAGTGAGGGCTTCTAGCTCTGCCTGTACCCGCTCCTGAAAGGCGATCGCATCTGTCAAAGTGGGGCCATATTTGCGGCAAATCTGTTTAAGTTCAGCAATACGGTCTTCCACATCCTGCAACCGTTGGGGGTCAGTCTCAACGGATTCACCATAGGCGTTGATTTGCCGTCCCGCTTCTTGAACTTGGGCTAAAGCGTCTGTCACTAGGTCTAAAACTGACTGCAATTCGGGGTCGTAGCGCAGCATATCGTTCAGAATCACTTCGGCATTACCGAGCAAATCAGCACAGGCAGGCTCACCTGTATCGTTTTGATAGAGGGCTTGATAGGCTTGATAGCTTTGCTGTTGCAGCTCTACACTATGACTCAGCCGCTGTCGCTCTTGCTCTAGTTGCTCTAGCTCATCGGCATCAGTCAAGCTAGCAGTGCTCAACTCCCGCAGTTGATATTGGTATAGGTCGAGTTGTTGCAAGCGCTGGCTCTCGGAGTGCCGCCGCTTTTCCAAAGCCTGCAAAGCCTGTTGGTAGGCATTAAAAGCACTACTCACCGCTGCTCGTTGTTCTAGGAGAGGTGACCCCCCAAAGCCATCTAGCCACTCGCGCTGATTTGCGGCCTGCCCCAGCTGCATGGTTTGACCTTGAGCCGTGATCTCTACCAGGCGATCGCGGAGGGTCTCCATTTGCTGCTTGTTCACCAGCACACCATTCAGGCGCGATCGGCTGCGGAGCGTGCTTTGCCCTGCGACCATTTCACGACTACAAACCAGAGAGGAGTCATCTAGGAGGTCAATCTCTTGCTCAGTTAGCCAGGTAGTCAATGAGGGATCTAGGCTAAACGTCGCCTCTACTAAGCCACGCTGCGCTCCTGTCCGGATAGCGCGACTGGTCACCTTACCACCCAAGGCTGCATCAATCGCATCTAAAATAATCGACTTGCCAGCACCTGTTTCACCCGTCAAAACATTCAGGCCAGTACTGAACTCTAACTCCAGGCGATCGATTAGAGCAAAGTTTTCAATCCGAAGAGAAAGCAACATGGGGCAGAATTGACCTTGAAGGCAGAGGAAAAAACTTCGAATTCCCTACACACTGAAGATACTGCGTCCTAAGCAGCAGGTAAAATCAGGTCTCTTGGTGGAAACCACATCAAATCATAGGGGGCTACCCATTTAGTTTAGTGTGAGTTGCCGTACCGCTGCCCGCTCTCCCATGAAATGAGAATTGACCAACTCAACCAAAAGCTAGAGTAAAACTGAACTCAGAGCTATGATGAGATGAGTTGTTACAATACTTAACATCGCTGCTCCTCAATCTGTCCTGAACCCATGAAGAATGTTGAGACTGTATCTTCTACTGACACGCGGACTGACTTACGCTCAGTTCAGCCAGAGTCTGCCATTCCAGCACGAATAGCAGTGACAAACTCAACGTCCCCTTCAACTATCACGGTCAAAAGTGAGCCGATCGCTCTGCCGCCAGAAACGCTAATGCCCGAAGCTGTGACTGAAGCTGAAGTGGCTGAAGCTGAATTTGATCCAGAGATTGCTGGCCTACGCTA contains these protein-coding regions:
- a CDS encoding roadblock/LC7 domain-containing protein, yielding MIVVSALQDVLQNFVSGTPDIQGAALVSPDGLALASALPAGFDEERTSAMSAAMLSLGERIGQELARGTIERIFVEGEKGYGVLVGCGSDAVLLVLASSSAKQGLLNLEIKRAVASITPMVS
- a CDS encoding ATP/GTP-binding protein; protein product: MEILRIVITGTVGAGKTTFIRTISEIDVVDTDRRATDEVAEQKRNTTVAFDFGRLTFAPGQAMHLYGTPGQSRFDFMWDMLIEKAHAYILLLDANRPQDFRYGRRILAFMNQRVKIPMIIGLTHMDCPGAWDPENVALALGLLDPASRPPIVTVNATQEESVFETLIALIEQLMGATAGK
- a CDS encoding DUF4388 domain-containing protein produces the protein MTLASSLADFSLAELFRMIDQGRKSGRLTLLITSDAPTSQVPTCRYIWFRQGRVIAAADRLDGQGLISQITTRGWLSQRVIERLGNLAGGDTPLGMTLKTQGALQAEQLNLLFSAQMQQIWSLFGIQTGRFDLDGKASLPSTEMTGLSLPAMEVALAGLRALKDWASLAEALPDGNSAMQSTIPGKPQFRLSSLESQLWDFANGSVSLSAIAKQLNQPIAKIQQAAFRLMLAGLVEELPLITSSSHVKEPPIVLEPIEEFPEESKKAGTAEKSKVSNSFLQNLVGFLRSKS
- the recN gene encoding DNA repair protein RecN — protein: MLLSLRIENFALIDRLELEFSTGLNVLTGETGAGKSIILDAIDAALGGKVTSRAIRTGAQRGLVEATFSLDPSLTTWLTEQEIDLLDDSSLVCSREMVAGQSTLRSRSRLNGVLVNKQQMETLRDRLVEITAQGQTMQLGQAANQREWLDGFGGSPLLEQRAAVSSAFNAYQQALQALEKRRHSESQRLQQLDLYQYQLRELSTASLTDADELEQLEQERQRLSHSVELQQQSYQAYQALYQNDTGEPACADLLGNAEVILNDMLRYDPELQSVLDLVTDALAQVQEAGRQINAYGESVETDPQRLQDVEDRIAELKQICRKYGPTLTDAIAFQERVQAELEALTGGGLSLEELEQTYQERRTTLVAVCARLTELRQTAARELEDRLIRELKPLAMEKVQFQVQIAPIAPTTNGADQITFLFSPNPGEPLQPLNETASGGEMSRFLLAIKACFSQVDLIGTLVFDEIDVGVSGRVTQAIAEKLYQLSQQHQVLCVTHQPIVAAMADYHFHVDKQAIAEPVAVGANAVGAKNGKRSQSKGKPAADTDTNTETATVELITSEANLEAVRTVVRVTTLDPNQRREELAQLAGGRSAQEAIAFADSLLAQAADLRQTPASTAILPVETATPTEVRPKSKARSTSTRAKAARSQAPKKA